A window of the Longimicrobiales bacterium genome harbors these coding sequences:
- the nhaC gene encoding Na+/H+ antiporter NhaC, with translation MTGDRRPLSLAEALLPLLTLVGLLIAGALTVGLTGELLVVTLLAAAASAGLIAARHGVTWNDIQRSTGDKIASVLPALLILLSIGMLIATWVLSGTIPWLVYWGVRLVRPELLIVTAFLATAVMSLCTGTSWGSAGTIGVALMGMAGALGAPLAATAGAVVSGAYFGDKLSPLSDSTNICAIGADAPLYAHIRHMLYTAVPSFVTALIVYAAAARLAPISGDGLPDTARVLLADLDTVFNLHWIVLLPPAVVIWSIMRSTPAALAITLSSLVAAAIGIFVQGFGVQDAVSAAVAGFRVEMVGATGAEPSTLSPAFTTLVQRGGLYSMATTLIVVISAFLLAGAMDAAGALDLLIRRMLDAVRSVFGLIAATMAAGATMIGLTSHGGVTALVIGGLFQQAYRERGLDTVNLSRSLEDSVTITEPLMPWTVSAVFMATTLGVPTIQYAPWAVFCFGGPVFSLLIAGLYRYTGFGIRANSAAIPHESAPASS, from the coding sequence GTGACCGGCGACCGGCGACCGCTGAGCCTGGCCGAAGCGCTCCTGCCCCTCCTCACGCTCGTCGGACTGCTCATCGCCGGCGCGCTGACCGTCGGACTCACCGGTGAGCTGCTCGTCGTGACGCTGCTCGCTGCGGCGGCCTCCGCCGGCCTCATCGCGGCGCGGCACGGTGTCACGTGGAATGACATCCAGCGGTCCACCGGCGACAAGATCGCGTCAGTCCTGCCGGCGCTGCTGATCCTGCTGTCGATCGGCATGCTGATCGCCACCTGGGTCCTCTCCGGCACAATCCCCTGGCTCGTGTACTGGGGCGTGCGCCTCGTGCGACCCGAGCTGCTCATCGTGACCGCGTTCCTCGCGACCGCGGTGATGTCCCTCTGCACCGGCACGTCGTGGGGATCGGCCGGAACGATCGGCGTGGCCCTGATGGGCATGGCCGGCGCACTCGGCGCACCGCTCGCCGCCACGGCCGGGGCCGTCGTCTCCGGCGCGTATTTCGGCGACAAACTGTCACCCCTGTCCGACTCCACGAACATCTGCGCGATCGGCGCGGACGCTCCGCTCTACGCGCACATCCGCCACATGCTCTACACGGCGGTGCCATCGTTCGTCACCGCGCTGATCGTGTATGCCGCCGCCGCCCGTCTTGCACCGATCTCCGGCGATGGTCTGCCGGACACCGCCCGCGTCCTGCTCGCCGATCTCGATACCGTGTTCAACCTGCACTGGATCGTGCTGCTGCCGCCGGCCGTCGTGATCTGGAGCATCATGCGGAGCACACCGGCCGCGCTCGCCATCACGCTGTCGTCGCTCGTCGCCGCGGCCATCGGCATCTTCGTGCAGGGATTCGGCGTCCAGGACGCCGTCAGTGCGGCAGTGGCCGGCTTCCGTGTCGAGATGGTCGGCGCCACCGGCGCGGAGCCGTCGACGCTGAGCCCCGCGTTCACGACACTGGTGCAGCGCGGCGGTCTCTACAGCATGGCGACGACGCTCATCGTCGTCATCTCTGCGTTCCTGCTCGCGGGCGCCATGGACGCCGCGGGTGCACTCGACCTGCTGATCCGTCGCATGCTCGACGCAGTACGCTCCGTGTTCGGTCTGATCGCCGCCACCATGGCTGCGGGCGCGACGATGATCGGGCTCACGAGCCACGGCGGTGTCACGGCGCTCGTCATTGGCGGGCTGTTCCAGCAGGCGTATCGCGAGCGCGGCCTCGATACGGTCAACCTGTCCCGCTCGCTCGAGGACTCCGTCACGATCACGGAGCCGCTCATGCCGTGGACCGTCTCGGCCGTGTTCATGGCGACCACGCTCGGCGTCCCCACCATCCAGTACGCGCCGTGGGCCGTGTTCTGCTTCGGCGGTCCCGTCTTCTCCCTGCTGATCGCCGGTCTGTATCGCTACACGGGGTTCGGCATACGTGCGAACAGCGCCGCCATACCGCACGAGTCGGCCCCGGCATCGAGCTGA
- a CDS encoding sigma-70 family RNA polymerase sigma factor, protein MALPLRTDADDEDAALNDAQEALQDAQLVGRVLRGDAEAYGALVSRHMRRAFAIAYRILEQREDAEDVVQDAFVRALERIDQLDRSRPFRPWFLRIVVNQALNFRRARGIRATGPLPDAAAANNPLPDRDAENSDLRTRLGAALGMLPEKQRTIVQLADLEGLSSVEIGRIMDIADGTVRWHLHEARKALRLTLAPMREDV, encoded by the coding sequence ATGGCGCTGCCGCTCCGCACCGATGCGGATGACGAGGATGCTGCGCTCAACGATGCGCAGGAAGCGCTGCAGGACGCGCAGCTGGTCGGGCGCGTCCTGCGCGGCGACGCGGAGGCGTACGGCGCCCTCGTGTCGCGGCACATGCGACGCGCGTTCGCGATCGCGTACAGGATCCTGGAGCAGCGCGAGGACGCGGAGGACGTGGTGCAGGACGCGTTCGTACGTGCACTCGAGCGGATCGATCAGCTCGATCGCAGCCGGCCGTTCCGGCCCTGGTTCCTGCGGATCGTCGTGAACCAGGCACTGAACTTCAGGCGCGCGCGCGGCATCCGCGCGACGGGGCCGCTGCCCGACGCCGCGGCCGCGAACAACCCGCTGCCCGACCGCGACGCGGAGAACTCGGACCTGCGCACGCGCCTCGGCGCGGCGCTGGGGATGCTGCCGGAGAAACAGCGGACGATCGTGCAGCTCGCGGACCTGGAAGGACTGAGCAGTGTGGAGATCGGACGCATCATGGACATCGCGGATGGCACCGTTCGGTGGCACCTGCACGAAGCCCGCAAGGCGCTGCGCCTGACGCTCGCGCCAATGAGGGAGGACGTATGA
- the feoB gene encoding ferrous iron transport protein B, which yields MSTQTKPSGAGAAKADRGQGASRGEAGPLVALVGPPNAGKSTLFNQLTGLRQKVANYPGVTVEKHFGRARLPDNTEVTLVDLPGVNGFSARTLDEQVTRDVLEGRIEGLPVPDALVLIVDSTRLESQLMLVDPVLALNMPTLLVLNMADELAQRGGSVDETELATQLGVEVVRANARAGVGVEGVQQFLSRVAAGVTQERAKRPERKFPPKPSAPRRVELPVVDVFVTRRGRMKVIGQQARFRPPLPSRMTERLDTVFLHKWFGPVVFLLIGALVFQAIFTWAAPLMDGIEYIVAGSGEWIRARMADTWYRSLLIDGVWAGVGSVIVFLPQILILFLFLGLLEDSGYMARAAFIADRMMYRVGLQGRAFLPLLSGYACAVPAILAARTIEDERDRLATIFVVPFMTCSARLPVYALLIAAFIPERALLGPFFGTRAATLLGLYALGAIAAIGTAFLLKGTLLRGKGAPFLMELPPYRIPTLRSVALRLYDRGKIFLRRVGRIIFAVSVLLWALTQFPRIGGDAPPVEQSALSTIGHVIEPAIAPLGFDWRIGVGLVSSLAAREVIIGTLGTIYGIEGADEASMELQDTLQTALTFGGAIALLVFFAFALQCTSTIAVMRRETGGWKWPALQFTYMLFLAYTGAFIANAIF from the coding sequence TTGTCGACACAGACGAAGCCTTCGGGCGCAGGCGCCGCGAAGGCGGACCGTGGCCAGGGTGCGTCGAGGGGGGAGGCTGGACCGCTGGTGGCGCTGGTGGGGCCGCCGAACGCGGGCAAGTCGACTCTCTTCAATCAGCTGACGGGCCTTCGCCAGAAGGTCGCGAACTATCCGGGCGTGACGGTCGAGAAGCACTTCGGCCGCGCGCGACTCCCTGACAATACGGAAGTAACGCTCGTTGATCTGCCGGGCGTGAACGGCTTTTCGGCGCGCACGCTCGACGAGCAGGTGACGCGCGACGTGCTGGAAGGCCGCATCGAGGGTTTGCCGGTGCCGGACGCGCTCGTGCTGATCGTCGATTCGACGCGTCTGGAGTCGCAGCTGATGCTGGTGGACCCGGTACTCGCGCTGAACATGCCGACGCTGCTCGTGTTGAATATGGCGGACGAGCTGGCACAGCGCGGCGGCAGTGTGGACGAGACGGAGCTCGCGACGCAGCTGGGTGTGGAAGTGGTGCGCGCGAACGCGCGTGCGGGCGTGGGAGTCGAGGGGGTCCAGCAGTTCCTCTCGCGTGTCGCGGCCGGCGTCACTCAGGAGCGCGCGAAGCGGCCGGAGCGCAAGTTCCCGCCGAAGCCGTCAGCACCGCGCCGCGTGGAGCTGCCGGTGGTCGACGTATTCGTGACGCGGCGCGGCCGGATGAAGGTGATCGGGCAGCAGGCGCGCTTCCGGCCGCCGCTGCCATCGCGGATGACGGAGCGGCTGGACACGGTGTTCCTGCACAAGTGGTTCGGTCCCGTCGTGTTCCTGCTGATCGGCGCGCTCGTGTTCCAGGCGATCTTCACGTGGGCGGCACCGCTCATGGACGGGATCGAGTACATCGTCGCGGGGTCCGGCGAATGGATCCGTGCCCGGATGGCCGACACGTGGTACCGATCGCTGCTGATCGACGGGGTCTGGGCGGGGGTAGGGTCGGTCATCGTGTTCCTGCCGCAGATCCTCATCCTGTTCCTGTTCCTGGGGCTGCTCGAGGACTCGGGCTATATGGCGCGCGCGGCGTTCATCGCCGACCGCATGATGTACCGCGTGGGCCTGCAGGGCCGCGCATTCCTGCCCCTGCTGTCCGGCTACGCGTGCGCGGTACCCGCGATCCTGGCCGCGCGCACGATCGAGGATGAGCGCGATCGACTGGCGACGATCTTCGTCGTGCCTTTCATGACATGCTCCGCTCGACTCCCCGTATACGCGTTGCTCATTGCGGCATTCATTCCCGAGCGCGCACTGCTCGGTCCGTTCTTCGGCACGCGCGCCGCGACGCTGCTCGGGCTCTACGCGCTCGGAGCCATCGCCGCCATCGGCACGGCATTCCTGCTCAAGGGCACACTGCTGCGCGGCAAGGGCGCACCGTTCCTCATGGAACTGCCGCCATACCGCATACCGACACTCCGCTCCGTCGCTCTGCGTCTCTACGACCGCGGCAAGATCTTCCTGCGACGCGTCGGTCGCATCATCTTCGCGGTATCCGTCCTGCTCTGGGCGCTGACACAGTTCCCGCGCATCGGCGGCGATGCGCCGCCCGTCGAGCAGAGTGCGCTCTCCACGATCGGTCACGTGATCGAGCCGGCGATCGCGCCGCTCGGCTTCGACTGGCGCATCGGTGTCGGTCTCGTCTCGTCGCTCGCCGCGCGCGAGGTCATCATCGGCACGCTCGGCACCATCTACGGAATCGAGGGCGCCGATGAAGCGTCCATGGAGCTCCAGGACACACTCCAGACCGCGCTCACGTTCGGCGGTGCGATCGCACTGCTGGTGTTCTTCGCGTTCGCACTCCAGTGCACGTCCACCATCGCCGTCATGCGACGCGAGACCGGCGGCTGGAAATGGCCGGCACTCCAGTTCACCTACATGCTGTTCCTTGCCTATACCGGCGCCTTCATCGCGAACGCCATCTTCTGA
- a CDS encoding aminotransferase class I/II-fold pyridoxal phosphate-dependent enzyme, whose product MAVDPADIAICLDDETPYDESGSAPMTAPIVQTSLFAFPDLQSLIDGLGAEHASHVYSRGQNPTVEVLERKLALLERGDACKCFASGMAAISAVLLGLLRAGDHVLFVNHTYGPTIQLAEHLRRFGIEHDILLDTRPESVRDALRANTRLVWLESPGTMLCRTLDIEAVAGIARAHGALSCIDNSWATPLFQKPITLGVDLVVHSASKYIGGHSDVMAGAVISNAELMQHIFERAYMLNGGILAPFDAWLLLRGLRTLPARMRQHHEDGLRVAQFLRAHDAVRRVFHPAFPATAADHRTSLTGWSGLFSFELDTEEYDGVQRVIDAVRVFRIGVSWGGVESLIITPNRGTNAAQLDAQRIPRGLVRVSVGLEGADVLMADLDQALTA is encoded by the coding sequence ATGGCCGTTGACCCCGCCGACATTGCGATCTGTCTCGACGACGAGACCCCGTACGACGAGTCCGGCAGTGCCCCGATGACTGCACCCATCGTGCAGACATCCCTGTTCGCGTTTCCCGACCTGCAATCGCTCATCGACGGCCTGGGCGCCGAGCACGCGAGTCACGTCTATTCGCGCGGGCAGAACCCGACGGTCGAAGTGCTCGAACGCAAGCTCGCACTGCTCGAGCGCGGCGACGCCTGCAAGTGCTTTGCGTCCGGCATGGCCGCCATCAGCGCCGTGCTGCTCGGTCTGCTGCGCGCGGGCGATCACGTGCTCTTCGTCAATCACACCTACGGCCCAACCATCCAGCTGGCGGAGCACCTGCGGCGCTTCGGCATCGAGCACGACATTCTGCTCGACACCCGTCCGGAGAGCGTGCGCGATGCCCTGCGCGCGAACACGCGCCTCGTATGGCTGGAGAGCCCGGGCACAATGCTGTGCCGCACGCTCGACATTGAGGCGGTCGCCGGCATCGCGCGTGCGCACGGCGCGCTCAGCTGCATCGACAACAGCTGGGCGACGCCGCTGTTTCAGAAACCGATCACGCTCGGCGTCGACCTCGTCGTACACTCCGCGTCGAAGTACATCGGCGGTCACAGCGACGTGATGGCGGGCGCCGTTATCAGCAATGCAGAGCTGATGCAGCACATCTTCGAGCGCGCGTACATGCTGAACGGCGGCATCCTGGCGCCGTTCGATGCCTGGCTCCTGCTGCGCGGGCTCCGCACGCTGCCCGCGCGCATGCGACAGCATCACGAGGATGGTCTGCGTGTCGCGCAGTTCCTGCGTGCGCACGATGCCGTACGCCGCGTCTTCCACCCGGCGTTCCCCGCGACTGCGGCCGATCATCGCACATCACTGACCGGCTGGTCGGGACTCTTCAGCTTCGAGCTGGACACGGAGGAATACGACGGTGTGCAGCGCGTCATCGACGCCGTCCGCGTGTTCCGCATCGGCGTGAGCTGGGGCGGCGTCGAAAGCCTGATCATCACACCCAACCGCGGCACCAACGCCGCGCAGCTGGACGCCCAGCGCATTCCGCGGGGCCTGGTCCGCGTGTCCGTCGGGCTGGAAGGGGCCGACGTGCTGATGGCCGACCTCGACCAGGCGCTCACGGCGTGA
- a CDS encoding cold-shock protein, translated as MRTTGTVKWFDDTKGFGFITPENGSKDCFVHHTAIQGSGFKSLSEGDRVEFDVLEEPKGPKAANVTKI; from the coding sequence ATGCGTACGACAGGCACCGTGAAGTGGTTCGACGACACCAAGGGCTTCGGATTCATCACACCGGAGAACGGCTCGAAGGACTGCTTCGTGCACCACACGGCCATCCAGGGCAGCGGCTTCAAGTCACTGTCCGAGGGCGATCGCGTCGAGTTCGACGTGCTCGAGGAGCCGAAGGGCCCGAAGGCAGCTAACGTCACCAAGATCTGA
- a CDS encoding prolyl oligopeptidase family serine peptidase, with translation MISMAVRSCVVRGVFVAATLLAAAQSGAAQQRPPVGPNDYGQFESPGTAVLSPDGAWLAHVVNRVNEQNELRVRLSARDSTVIIPFGGSAAFSGDSRWLAYSIGVAPSERERLTEAKTPIRNKAGLLDLARGTITMLGEAAAFSFSPDGAYLAVRGYTPEERRGSDLIVRDLARGTNVSFGNVSSFQWASDGALLAVTLDTETGAGNAVQLYDAATGTLRVLDSSTDRYSGLAWRDDAIDIAVLRAAPDSAYRDTAYIVIAWTDVNTPAAVRHELRPRRTAGFPADMRVSDTRPPEWSPDGAIVAVGLRPRRPVPIAASARAGTLRPAAADSQRTADAEAAQDGKPSDVQVWHARDVRIMPEQKAQEQQDLRRTLLAAWHFRADRLVQLGSDLQESATLLEGSDFATETDDSRNAFGAMFGRPGTDLWLIDATSGERTRVLEDVPFYRGASETGRYLLWFEDDDWWTYDVRTRARTNLTGRIDATFSNDQYDYPVEDLPPHGVAGWLRGDEALLVYDRYDVWRVEPDGSGGRRLTDGAAERVIHRITNVQPDEDGIDLRRSVHLSLFGEHTKQSGWARMHPDGRVERLVLEDARLARLTRADSAQVFAFTRERFDDAPDWFVGTGVLTDVRQVSELNPFQRDYAWGRSELVDFTSSAGLELQAVLLYPAGYDPSKTYPMIVYTYERLSQNLHNYVVPSERSYYNVNVFTANGYFVLMPDIVYRGRDPGVSALEAVVPAVQTIVARGVVDPDRIGLVGHSWGGYQATYMPTRTDIFAAAVAGAPITNFLSFAGAIHWTPGIAEMSHWETGQARMGVPYWEDMEAYLRNSPAHMVHELDTPMLMMFGDADGTVDWHQGVEFYNFARRAGREDFVLLVYPGEDHGLRKQENQIDYHRRILQWFGYWLKGEPPARWITDGTTWLERKDVLGNGR, from the coding sequence ATGATCTCGATGGCAGTCCGGTCGTGTGTCGTGCGCGGCGTGTTCGTCGCGGCGACGTTGCTGGCGGCGGCCCAGTCGGGAGCCGCACAGCAGCGGCCGCCGGTCGGCCCGAACGACTACGGACAGTTCGAGTCGCCGGGCACGGCTGTGCTCTCGCCGGACGGCGCATGGCTCGCCCATGTGGTGAATCGCGTGAACGAGCAGAACGAGCTGCGTGTGCGACTCAGTGCACGTGACAGCACCGTGATCATTCCATTCGGCGGCTCCGCTGCGTTCTCCGGTGACTCGCGATGGCTCGCGTATTCGATCGGAGTGGCGCCGTCGGAGCGCGAACGTCTCACCGAGGCGAAGACGCCGATCCGCAACAAGGCCGGGCTGCTCGATCTCGCGCGCGGAACGATCACGATGCTCGGCGAGGCAGCAGCGTTCTCGTTCAGCCCGGACGGCGCATACCTGGCCGTGCGTGGCTACACACCGGAGGAGCGGCGCGGCAGCGACCTGATCGTGCGCGACCTCGCGCGCGGGACGAACGTGAGCTTCGGCAACGTATCGTCGTTCCAGTGGGCATCCGACGGAGCGCTGCTCGCGGTCACACTCGACACGGAGACCGGGGCGGGCAACGCCGTGCAGCTCTACGACGCCGCGACGGGCACATTGCGCGTGCTCGACTCATCGACCGACAGATACAGCGGCCTTGCATGGCGCGATGATGCCATCGACATCGCCGTCCTGCGGGCAGCGCCCGACTCCGCATACCGTGACACTGCTTACATCGTGATTGCGTGGACGGACGTAAATACGCCAGCCGCAGTGCGCCACGAACTGCGGCCGCGGCGTACAGCGGGGTTTCCGGCGGACATGAGGGTATCCGATACGCGCCCGCCGGAGTGGTCGCCGGATGGTGCGATCGTGGCGGTCGGACTGCGGCCGCGCAGGCCTGTTCCGATCGCAGCGTCAGCGCGCGCCGGTACCCTGCGTCCCGCGGCCGCGGACTCTCAGCGGACAGCGGACGCAGAAGCTGCGCAGGACGGCAAGCCGTCGGATGTACAGGTATGGCACGCGCGGGACGTGCGGATCATGCCGGAGCAGAAGGCGCAGGAGCAGCAGGACCTTCGGCGGACGCTACTGGCGGCGTGGCACTTCAGAGCGGACCGGCTCGTACAGCTCGGGTCGGATCTCCAGGAGAGCGCTACGCTGCTGGAGGGGTCGGACTTCGCGACGGAGACGGACGACTCGCGCAACGCGTTCGGCGCGATGTTCGGCCGGCCGGGCACCGATTTATGGCTGATCGACGCGACGAGCGGCGAGCGTACGCGTGTTCTGGAGGACGTGCCTTTCTACCGCGGCGCGAGCGAAACGGGCCGGTACCTGCTGTGGTTTGAAGACGACGACTGGTGGACATACGACGTCCGGACCCGTGCGCGCACGAATCTCACGGGCCGGATCGATGCGACGTTCAGCAATGACCAGTACGATTATCCTGTCGAGGATCTACCCCCGCACGGCGTGGCGGGGTGGCTGCGTGGTGATGAAGCGCTGCTCGTCTACGATCGCTACGACGTATGGCGTGTCGAGCCGGACGGCTCGGGAGGTCGACGGCTGACGGATGGCGCGGCCGAACGCGTGATCCATCGAATCACGAATGTGCAGCCGGACGAGGACGGCATCGATCTCCGGCGCTCCGTCCATCTGTCGCTCTTCGGCGAGCACACGAAGCAGAGCGGGTGGGCGCGCATGCACCCGGACGGTCGCGTCGAGCGGCTGGTTCTCGAGGATGCGCGGCTCGCGCGGCTCACACGGGCCGACAGCGCACAAGTCTTCGCGTTCACGCGCGAGCGCTTCGATGATGCGCCCGACTGGTTCGTCGGCACAGGCGTGCTGACCGACGTGCGGCAGGTGAGCGAGCTGAATCCGTTCCAGCGCGACTACGCGTGGGGCCGATCGGAGCTGGTCGACTTCACGAGCTCGGCAGGCCTCGAGCTGCAGGCCGTGCTGCTCTATCCCGCCGGCTACGATCCGTCGAAGACGTATCCGATGATCGTCTACACCTACGAGCGGCTGTCGCAGAACCTGCACAACTACGTGGTGCCGTCGGAGCGCAGCTACTACAACGTCAATGTGTTCACGGCCAACGGCTATTTCGTCCTGATGCCCGACATCGTCTATCGCGGCCGCGACCCCGGCGTGTCCGCGCTGGAGGCCGTGGTGCCCGCAGTGCAGACGATCGTGGCGCGCGGCGTCGTCGACCCCGACCGGATCGGACTGGTGGGCCATTCCTGGGGCGGCTACCAGGCGACGTACATGCCCACGCGCACCGATATCTTCGCGGCGGCGGTCGCAGGCGCGCCGATCACGAACTTCCTGAGCTTCGCCGGCGCGATCCACTGGACACCGGGGATCGCCGAGATGTCGCACTGGGAGACGGGGCAGGCGCGCATGGGCGTGCCGTACTGGGAGGACATGGAGGCGTACCTGCGCAACTCGCCGGCGCACATGGTGCATGAGCTGGATACGCCCATGCTCATGATGTTCGGGGATGCCGATGGCACCGTGGACTGGCATCAGGGCGTGGAGTTCTACAACTTCGCGCGTCGCGCCGGCCGTGAGGACTTCGTGCTGCTCGTCTATCCAGGCGAGGACCACGGCTTGCGGAAGCAGGAGAACCAGATCGACTATCATCGACGGATCCTGCAGTGGTTCGGGTACTGGCTCAAGGGCGAGCCGCCCGCGCGCTGGATCACCGACGGCACGACGTGGCTGGAACGGAAGGACGTACTGGGCAACGGTCGTTGA
- a CDS encoding OsmC family protein, with product MKRKAQAVWRGAGKDGKGTITSGSGALKDQPYSTLTRFEDESGRAGTNPDELIAAAHASCFTMALAYQLSGAGHTADELSTEAVLDMQKGETGWSITGSHLTVKGTVPGVSKDQFMELAGKAKEGCPVSRALSVPITMDAQLG from the coding sequence ATGAAGAGGAAGGCGCAGGCGGTCTGGCGCGGTGCAGGCAAGGACGGCAAGGGTACGATCACGAGCGGGAGCGGTGCGCTGAAGGATCAGCCGTACTCGACTCTCACGCGGTTCGAGGATGAGAGCGGCCGGGCGGGGACGAATCCGGACGAGCTGATCGCCGCGGCTCACGCGAGCTGCTTCACGATGGCGCTCGCGTACCAGCTGAGCGGGGCCGGCCACACAGCGGACGAGCTGAGCACGGAGGCTGTGCTCGACATGCAGAAGGGCGAGACGGGCTGGAGCATCACGGGCAGCCATCTGACCGTGAAGGGAACGGTGCCGGGCGTGTCGAAGGATCAGTTCATGGAGCTCGCGGGCAAGGCGAAGGAAGGCTGCCCGGTGTCGCGGGCGCTGAGTGTGCCGATTACGATGGACGCGCAGCTGGGCTAG
- a CDS encoding FeoA domain-containing protein, whose translation MIARVRAARRRRKMEAALAQAGAGADVRLAEIPLREMVELVRIDLPADELEPLLELGLMPGCQVCPVRRSLFGDAVLMVDGSLIALRRETAGCLCVRRAEPATN comes from the coding sequence TTGATCGCTCGAGTACGGGCCGCACGGCGGCGCAGGAAGATGGAGGCTGCACTCGCGCAGGCGGGTGCGGGCGCGGACGTGCGTCTGGCGGAGATTCCGCTGCGCGAGATGGTGGAGCTGGTGCGGATCGACCTGCCGGCGGATGAGCTGGAGCCGCTGCTGGAGCTCGGTCTGATGCCGGGCTGCCAGGTCTGTCCGGTGCGGCGGTCGCTGTTTGGCGACGCGGTGCTGATGGTGGACGGCTCGCTGATCGCGCTGCGGCGTGAGACGGCAGGCTGTCTGTGTGTCCGGCGCGCGGAGCCGGCGACGAACTGA
- a CDS encoding serine hydrolase, translated as MHTMAAPRRAGIRLLAAALLTLTGSLTPLRAQYVPPADSWERRAPEQVGLDSAAVNAAVAFALENESSGARDLLANHQRTFGREPHGEAVGPFRDRADPAGIIIRGGYIVAEWGDPERVDVTFSVTKSFLSTTVGLAFDRGLIADVNDPVRGYMAPIVTYPAHEVLDLFATDQNRAVTWDHLLRQTSDWEGTLWGKPDWADRPRGDIEEWKARARHEPGTVYTYNDVRVNVLALAALNVWRRPLPQVLREHVMEPIGASRTWRWYGYDSSWVVLDGELVQSVSGGAHWGGGMFISARDMARFGLLTLRRGRWGDRQILSDRWITMATTPTPVQPTYGFMNFFLNTGRRPLPSAPEQAFYHLGAGTNVIYVDPVNDLVIVMRWISSMRAVDGVVQRVIAGIQGQGPQ; from the coding sequence ATGCACACGATGGCCGCACCCCGCCGTGCCGGAATCCGGCTCCTTGCCGCCGCACTGCTCACGCTGACCGGCAGCCTCACTCCGCTCCGCGCGCAGTACGTCCCGCCCGCGGACTCCTGGGAACGGCGCGCTCCGGAACAGGTGGGCCTGGACAGCGCGGCGGTGAACGCGGCGGTGGCGTTCGCGCTGGAGAACGAGTCGAGCGGCGCCCGCGACCTGCTCGCGAATCACCAGCGCACGTTCGGCCGCGAGCCCCACGGTGAGGCGGTGGGCCCGTTCCGGGATCGGGCGGATCCGGCCGGCATCATCATACGCGGCGGCTATATCGTTGCCGAATGGGGCGATCCCGAGCGCGTGGACGTCACGTTCAGCGTCACGAAGAGCTTTCTCTCCACCACCGTGGGCCTCGCCTTCGATCGCGGCCTCATCGCGGACGTGAACGATCCCGTGCGCGGCTACATGGCGCCGATCGTCACGTACCCCGCACACGAGGTCCTCGATCTGTTTGCGACCGACCAGAATCGCGCTGTCACGTGGGACCACCTGCTGCGCCAGACGAGCGACTGGGAGGGCACGCTGTGGGGCAAGCCGGACTGGGCGGACCGGCCGCGCGGCGACATCGAGGAATGGAAGGCAAGGGCTCGCCATGAGCCGGGCACGGTCTACACGTACAATGACGTGCGCGTGAACGTGCTTGCACTCGCCGCGCTGAACGTGTGGCGCCGGCCGCTGCCGCAGGTTCTGAGGGAGCACGTGATGGAGCCGATCGGCGCGTCGCGGACCTGGCGCTGGTATGGTTACGACAGCTCCTGGGTGGTGCTCGACGGCGAGCTCGTGCAGTCGGTCAGCGGCGGCGCCCACTGGGGCGGCGGCATGTTCATCAGTGCGCGTGACATGGCACGTTTCGGGCTGCTGACGCTCCGGCGCGGCCGCTGGGGCGACCGGCAGATCCTGTCGGACCGCTGGATCACGATGGCGACGACACCGACGCCCGTGCAGCCGACGTACGGCTTCATGAACTTCTTCCTCAACACCGGCCGCCGGCCGTTGCCGAGCGCGCCCGAGCAGGCGTTCTATCATCTGGGCGCCGGGACCAACGTCATCTACGTGGACCCGGTCAACGACCTGGTGATCGTGATGCGCTGGATCTCATCGATGCGCGCGGTGGACGGCGTGGTGCAGCGCGTGATCGCAGGTATCCAGGGACAGGGACCGCAGTGA